From Vibrio tritonius, the proteins below share one genomic window:
- a CDS encoding SH3 domain-containing protein produces MRKSMLLVALTALLGSAAAQAETCPAGKVCAPKAAHQSASPKQPQAHKMPQAAATKENMVNSPKHVAKQPERATQIPKSHHAPGLYVVAAKKLNVRATPQLRSPIVGTLPRGEKVNVIEIDSGWAKIVYRGRVNWVSATYLHR; encoded by the coding sequence GTGCGTAAATCAATGTTATTAGTAGCTCTAACTGCACTATTAGGTAGTGCGGCGGCGCAAGCTGAAACGTGTCCTGCAGGGAAAGTGTGCGCGCCTAAGGCTGCACACCAATCTGCTTCCCCAAAACAGCCGCAAGCACACAAGATGCCGCAAGCGGCAGCAACAAAAGAGAACATGGTCAATTCCCCTAAGCATGTTGCGAAGCAACCTGAAAGGGCAACTCAAATACCTAAATCACATCATGCACCAGGTTTGTATGTGGTGGCAGCGAAAAAACTCAATGTCCGTGCCACTCCTCAATTACGCTCGCCGATTGTAGGTACGTTACCTCGAGGTGAAAAAGTGAACGTTATTGAAATTGATAGTGGCTGGGCAAAAATCGTCTATCGGGGGAGAGTTAACTGGGTTAGTGCTACTTATTTGCATCGCTAA
- a CDS encoding SLC13 family permease, which translates to MMAPTSITLIILLFAVVMFVWERIPLALTSMLVCVALVLTGVLDAHEAFSGFINKNVVLFVDMFIIGAALFETGMAKQIGGIVTKFAKTEKQLVVATMTITGLMSGLLSNTGTAAVLIPVVVGLAAKSGFSRSKLLMPVVFAAAMGGNLSLIGAPGNMIAQSALEEVNLGFSFFEYAYVGLPMLIIGTLFIATFGYKYLPNTNASNKHEEDEIDYSHIPNWKKYTSLVVLTITILAMVFEKQIGIPLHISGAIGALILPIVGVINEQQVYRSIDMKTIFLFGGTLGLAQAMQKTGAGEQIATSVLNSLGSHASMFLIMFVIFMLAVVLTNFMSNTATTALLVPIGMSISMSIGADPRAVMMAVVIGGSLAYATPIGMPANAMVLGPGGFKFSDYMKSGLPLIVVSTIVSMILLPILYPFFH; encoded by the coding sequence ATGATGGCCCCTACATCCATTACACTGATCATTCTGCTCTTTGCAGTAGTGATGTTCGTTTGGGAGCGAATCCCACTAGCGCTTACCTCGATGTTAGTGTGCGTTGCTTTAGTTTTGACCGGAGTACTTGACGCACACGAAGCATTTTCCGGTTTCATCAATAAGAATGTCGTTCTATTTGTGGACATGTTCATTATCGGTGCCGCTCTTTTTGAAACGGGAATGGCGAAGCAAATTGGCGGTATCGTTACCAAATTTGCTAAGACAGAAAAACAATTGGTGGTCGCAACTATGACCATCACCGGACTCATGTCCGGCCTTCTCTCCAATACCGGCACCGCGGCCGTTTTAATCCCTGTCGTGGTTGGGTTAGCGGCAAAATCAGGATTTTCACGCTCCAAATTGCTGATGCCAGTGGTCTTTGCGGCAGCGATGGGCGGCAATTTGAGTCTCATTGGCGCCCCAGGCAACATGATCGCCCAATCAGCTTTAGAGGAAGTAAATCTAGGATTCAGCTTTTTTGAATATGCCTATGTTGGCTTACCAATGTTAATCATCGGTACCCTATTTATTGCTACTTTTGGTTATAAATATTTGCCGAATACAAACGCCAGTAATAAGCATGAAGAAGATGAAATCGACTATAGCCACATTCCAAACTGGAAGAAATATACATCTCTTGTTGTATTAACCATTACTATTCTAGCCATGGTTTTTGAGAAACAGATTGGTATTCCACTTCATATTTCTGGTGCTATTGGTGCGTTAATTCTTCCTATTGTTGGCGTTATAAATGAACAACAGGTTTATCGTTCAATCGACATGAAAACGATATTTTTATTCGGCGGAACGTTAGGGCTTGCACAGGCGATGCAAAAGACAGGGGCTGGTGAACAAATTGCCACATCGGTATTAAATTCCTTAGGAAGTCATGCCTCAATGTTCCTTATTATGTTTGTCATTTTCATGCTCGCGGTTGTGCTCACCAATTTTATGTCCAATACCGCGACAACGGCTTTACTGGTCCCTATCGGCATGTCCATATCAATGAGCATTGGCGCGGATCCTCGTGCTGTCATGATGGCGGTCGTTATCGGTGGCTCACTCGCCTACGCCACACCAATCGGCATGCCAGCCAACGCGATGGTATTAGGCCCTGGCGGTTTCAAATTCAGTGATTATATGAAATCAGGGTTACCGCTGATTGTCGTATCGACGATTGTCAGCATGATTTTGCTCCCTATTTTATATCCATTCTTTCATTAA
- a CDS encoding GGDEF domain-containing protein, producing MNIYQLTSTANIVNVLGTSAIACFFLHQVSMNITGEKKQAANRFFVGFFLLGFAFISFSFSFDSWAHQAWSTLFNNMLYVAACYSLLIGVISWYQYTISRRHIILMHLHIILFGLVQVAIYLYVANSEYLRIALCVGTVACILFCAFVFAWRHRRPEHQGEKYICLAMLVCFAASLIPFLLLMKTESFEIYGLSIVVTQILASDFLLGALMSLFLFDQINWHYRRSIRDELTGLYNRRYFRDQLAEHVSVHGQRGIVAMIDIDHFKKVNDAYGHDVGDKVMINVADVLQEHIPMKGVLARYGGEEFVMYAPWPNLGVARTHLDEIRKAIEKQIFYGDGYRFGITISIGCAQLSADIDVVESVKCADHALYQSKVQGRNQVTVMESRNATGLHHRPA from the coding sequence GTGAATATTTATCAGCTAACCAGTACGGCAAATATTGTTAACGTACTTGGTACGTCAGCCATTGCGTGTTTTTTCTTACATCAAGTAAGTATGAATATTACCGGGGAAAAGAAACAAGCTGCGAATCGTTTTTTCGTCGGGTTCTTTTTGCTTGGATTTGCTTTCATTTCTTTTTCATTTTCGTTTGATTCTTGGGCGCACCAAGCTTGGTCAACTCTGTTTAACAATATGCTGTATGTCGCAGCTTGTTACTCATTGCTCATCGGTGTGATCAGTTGGTATCAATACACCATTTCTAGACGCCATATCATATTAATGCATCTGCATATTATATTGTTTGGTTTAGTTCAAGTTGCTATTTATTTGTATGTAGCGAATTCCGAGTACCTGAGAATCGCTTTGTGCGTTGGTACTGTAGCTTGTATTCTGTTTTGTGCTTTTGTTTTTGCTTGGCGCCATCGCCGTCCAGAACATCAGGGCGAGAAATACATATGTCTAGCCATGTTGGTATGCTTCGCTGCGTCACTGATACCGTTTTTACTATTGATGAAAACGGAAAGCTTTGAAATTTACGGCTTAAGCATTGTTGTGACTCAAATTTTAGCGTCAGATTTTCTACTCGGCGCCTTAATGTCGCTGTTTCTATTTGACCAAATCAATTGGCACTATCGACGTTCGATTCGAGATGAGCTAACCGGTTTGTATAATCGCCGCTATTTCCGAGACCAGTTAGCTGAGCACGTTTCTGTGCATGGACAGCGCGGTATCGTTGCAATGATCGATATTGACCATTTTAAAAAGGTCAATGATGCTTATGGGCATGATGTGGGTGATAAGGTCATGATCAATGTTGCCGACGTATTACAAGAGCACATACCAATGAAAGGTGTGTTAGCTCGATACGGTGGTGAAGAATTTGTTATGTATGCACCTTGGCCAAACTTAGGAGTAGCTCGTACCCATCTTGACGAGATACGTAAGGCAATAGAGAAACAAATATTTTATGGAGATGGTTATCGTTTTGGTATCACCATTTCAATTGGTTGTGCGCAATTATCTGCGGATATTGATGTCGTCGAAAGTGTGAAATGTGCCGACCACGCTTTATATCAATCAAAAGTCCAAGGTCGCAACCAAGTAACGGTGATGGAAAGTCGTAATGCGACAGGTTTACATCACCGTCCTGCGTAA